The genomic window TGATCGGTATCGAGCAATATCAAAAAATCCAGGAATACAAAGAACTTGGACTTGCCCAGACCAAGACTGCTAAAGCGCTGGGGCTCACCTATACTTCTGTCAGTAAATACTGGAATATGAGCAAAGAAGATTATGCCAGGGAAGCTGAGCAGGAAAAGCACCATATGGATAATTATCGACAGTACATATTAGAGCAATTGAAAATATGCCCACAAATCCGGGATACC from Candidatus Cloacimonadota bacterium includes these protein-coding regions:
- a CDS encoding IS21 family transposase, with product MIGIEQYQKIQEYKELGLAQTKTAKALGLTYTSVSKYWNMSKEDYAREAEQEKHHMDNYRQYILEQLKICPQIRDT